A section of the Neofelis nebulosa isolate mNeoNeb1 chromosome 12, mNeoNeb1.pri, whole genome shotgun sequence genome encodes:
- the PHF24 gene encoding PHD finger protein 24 has translation MGVLMSKRQTVEQVQKVSLAVSAFKDGLRDRPSIRRTGELPGSRRGTVEGSVQEVQEEKEAEASTPVLQEESSVNRAAWERLRDGRGVEPEEFDRTNRFTPPAFIRPTRKLDDDKPPDISLEPREHVVNDEMCDVCEVWTAESLFPCRICTRVFHDGCLRRMGYIQGDSAAEVTETAHTETGWSCHYCDNLNLLLTEEEMYSLTETFQQCKVIPDCSLTLEDFLRYRHQAAKRGDSDRALSEEQEEQAARQFAALDPEHRGHIEWPDFLSHESLLLLQQLRPQNSLLRLLTVKERERARAIFLARGSGNTISEAECRGAQHSWFCKRLAEAPSCSVSISHVGPIADSSPASSSSKSQDKALLPTEQESRFVDWPTFLQENVVYILAARPNSAAIHLKPPG, from the exons ATGGGGGTGTTGATGTCCAAGCGGCAGACAGTGGAGCAGGTGCAGAAGGTGAGCTTGGCTGTGTCTGCCTTCAAGGATGGGCTACGGGACAGGCCTTCCATCCGACGCACCGGTGAGCTTCCAGGGTCCCGCCGTGGCACCGTAGAGGGCTCTGTCCAGGAGGTacaggaggagaaagaagcagAGGCAAGCACTCCAGTGCTCCAAGAAGAGAGCAGTGTCAACCGTGCAGCCTGGGAGAGGCTCCGAGATGGGCGTGGAGTAGAGCCTGAGGAGTTTGACAGGACTAATCGTTTCACGCCCCCTGCGTTCATCCGCCCTACCCGGAAGCTGGATGATGACAAGCCTCCTGATATCTCCTTGGAGCCCAGAGAACAT GTTGTCAATGATGAGATGTGTGATGTCTGTGAGGTCTGGACAGCTGAGAGCCTCTTCCCATGCAGGATCTGCACCAGGGTTTTCCATGATGGCTGCCTGCGCCGCATGGGCTACATCCAAGGAGATAGTGCAGCGGAGGTGACCGAGACAGCCCACACAGAAACCGGCTGGAGCTGCCACTACTGT GACAACCTCAATTTGCTGCTAACTGAGGAGGAAATGTACAGCCTCACAGAGACCTTTCAGCAGTGTAAAGTCATCCCTG ATTGCTCCCTGACACTGGAGGACTTCCTGCGCTACCGCCACCAAGCAGCAAAGCGGGGGGACAGTGACAGGGCTCTAAGCGAGGAGCAAGAGGAGCAGGCAGCCCGCCAGTTTGCAGCCCTGGACCCTGAACATCGAGGACACATAGAGTGGCCTGACTTCTTGTCCCATGAGTCCCTCCTGCTTCTGCAGCAATTGCGTCCCCAG AACTCTCTGTTAAGGCTTCTGACAGTCAAGGAGCGGGAGCGAGCCCGGGCCATCTTCCTGGCACGGGGCAGTGGGAACACTATCAGTGAGGCAGAGTGCCGCGGAGCCCAGCATTCTTGGTTCTGCAAACGCCTTGCAGAGGCTCCATCCTGCAGTGTCAG TATCAGCCATGTGGGTCCCATAGCAGATAGTAGCccagccagcagcagcagcaagagtCAGGACAAGGCTCTGCTGCCAACAGAACAGGAGTCCAG ATTTGTGGATTGGCCTACCTTCCTGCAGGAAAATGTTGTCTACATCTTGGCCGCTCGCCCCAACAGTGCAGCAATTCATCTGAAACCCCCAGGATAG
- the DNAJB5 gene encoding dnaJ homolog subfamily B member 5 isoform X1 — protein MFKIQLEPLKLRAWTLNGFVKFRNKETSAGPVAVMGKDYYKILGIPSGANEDEIKKAYRKMALKYHPDKNKEPNAEEKFKEIAEAYDVLSDPKKRGLYDQYGEEGLKTGGGSSGGSSGSFHYTFHGDPHATFASFFGGSNPFDIFFASSRSTRPFSGFDPDDMDVDEDEDPFGAFGRFGFNGLSRGPRRAPEPLYPRRKVQDPPVVHELRVSLEEIYHGSTKRMKITRRRLNPDGRTVRTEDKILHIVIKRGWKEGTKITFPKEGDATPDNIPADIVFVLKDKPHAHFRRDGTNVLYSALISLKEALCGCTVNIPTIDGRVIPLPCNDVIKPGTVKRLRGEGLPFPKVPTQRGDLIVEFKVRFPDRLTPQTRQILKQHLPCS, from the exons ATGTTTAAAATTCAGCTGGAGCCCTTAAAACTTCGAGCGTGGACGCTGAATGGGTTTGTAAAGTTCCG AAACAAGGAGACAAGTGCCGGTCCAGTGGCTGTGATGGGAAAGGATTATTACAAGATTCTTGGGATCCCATCGGGAGCCAACGAGGATGAGATCAAGAAAGCCTACCGGAAGATGGCCTTGAAGTACCACCCAGACAAGAACAAAGAACCCAATGCTGAGGAGAAGTTTAAGGAGATTGCAGAGGCCTACGACGTGCTGAGTGACCCTAAGAAACGAGGCCTGTATGACCAGTATGGGGAGGAAG GCCTGAAGACCGGCGGTGGTTCATCAGGTGGCTCCAGTGGCTCCTTTCACTACACCTTTCACGGGGACCCCCACGCCACCTTTGCCTCCTTCTTTGGTGGCTCCAACCCCTTCGATATCTTCTTTGCCAGCAGCCGTTCCACTAGACCCTTCAGTGGCTTTGACCCAGATGACATGGATGTGGATGAAGATGAGGATCCATTTGGCGCCTTTGGCCGCTTTGGCTTCAATGGGCTGAGTAGGGGCCCAAGGCGGGCCCCTGAACCACTATACCCTCGGCGCAAGGTGCAGGACCCACCTGTGGTACATGAGCTGCGGGTGTCCCTGGAGGAGATCTACCACGGCTCCACCAAGCGCATGAAGATCACAAGGCGGCGCCTCAACCCTGATGGGCGAACTGTGCGTACCGAGGACAAGATCCTGCACATTGTCATCAAGCGTGGCTGGAAGGAAGGCACCAAGATCACCTTCCCCAAAGAAGGTGATGCCACACCTGACAACATCCCTGCTGACATCGTCTTTGTGCTCAAAGACAAGCCCCATGCACACTTCCGTCGAGATGGCACCAATGTGCTCTACAGTGCCCTGATCAGCCTCAAGGAG GCGCTGTGTGGCTGCACTGTGAACATTCCCACTATTGATGGCCGGGTGATCCCATTACCCTGCAATGACGTCATCAAGCCAGGCACCGTGAAGAGACTCCGTGGGGAGGGCCTTCCTTTCCCCAAGGTGCCCACCCAGCGAGGAGACCTCATTGTCGAGTTCAAAGTTCGCTTCCCAGACAGATTAACACCACAGACACGACAGATCCTTAAGCAGCACCTACCCTGTTCCTAG
- the DNAJB5 gene encoding dnaJ homolog subfamily B member 5 isoform X2, with translation MFKRTVLSCPSPAAPPLQARGAFRSFPHFWGEDFLASLMFKIQLEPLKLRAWTLNGFVKFRNKETSAGPVAVMGKDYYKILGIPSGANEDEIKKAYRKMALKYHPDKNKEPNAEEKFKEIAEAYDVLSDPKKRGLYDQYGEEGLKTGGGSSGGSSGSFHYTFHGDPHATFASFFGGSNPFDIFFASSRSTRPFSGFDPDDMDVDEDEDPFGAFGRFGFNGLSRGPRRAPEPLYPRRKVQDPPVVHELRVSLEEIYHGSTKRMKITRRRLNPDGRTVRTEDKILHIVIKRGWKEGTKITFPKEGDATPDNIPADIVFVLKDKPHAHFRRDGTNVLYSALISLKEALCGCTVNIPTIDGRVIPLPCNDVIKPGTVKRLRGEGLPFPKVPTQRGDLIVEFKVRFPDRLTPQTRQILKQHLPCS, from the exons atgTTTAAGCGCACAGTGCTCTCCTGCCCATCCCCAGCAGCACCCCCACTACAGGCCCGAGGAGCTTTCCGGAGCTTCCCACACTTCTGGGGAGAAGACTTCTTAGCCAGCTTGATGTTTAAAATTCAGCTGGAGCCCTTAAAACTTCGAGCGTGGACGCTGAATGGGTTTGTAAAGTTCCG AAACAAGGAGACAAGTGCCGGTCCAGTGGCTGTGATGGGAAAGGATTATTACAAGATTCTTGGGATCCCATCGGGAGCCAACGAGGATGAGATCAAGAAAGCCTACCGGAAGATGGCCTTGAAGTACCACCCAGACAAGAACAAAGAACCCAATGCTGAGGAGAAGTTTAAGGAGATTGCAGAGGCCTACGACGTGCTGAGTGACCCTAAGAAACGAGGCCTGTATGACCAGTATGGGGAGGAAG GCCTGAAGACCGGCGGTGGTTCATCAGGTGGCTCCAGTGGCTCCTTTCACTACACCTTTCACGGGGACCCCCACGCCACCTTTGCCTCCTTCTTTGGTGGCTCCAACCCCTTCGATATCTTCTTTGCCAGCAGCCGTTCCACTAGACCCTTCAGTGGCTTTGACCCAGATGACATGGATGTGGATGAAGATGAGGATCCATTTGGCGCCTTTGGCCGCTTTGGCTTCAATGGGCTGAGTAGGGGCCCAAGGCGGGCCCCTGAACCACTATACCCTCGGCGCAAGGTGCAGGACCCACCTGTGGTACATGAGCTGCGGGTGTCCCTGGAGGAGATCTACCACGGCTCCACCAAGCGCATGAAGATCACAAGGCGGCGCCTCAACCCTGATGGGCGAACTGTGCGTACCGAGGACAAGATCCTGCACATTGTCATCAAGCGTGGCTGGAAGGAAGGCACCAAGATCACCTTCCCCAAAGAAGGTGATGCCACACCTGACAACATCCCTGCTGACATCGTCTTTGTGCTCAAAGACAAGCCCCATGCACACTTCCGTCGAGATGGCACCAATGTGCTCTACAGTGCCCTGATCAGCCTCAAGGAG GCGCTGTGTGGCTGCACTGTGAACATTCCCACTATTGATGGCCGGGTGATCCCATTACCCTGCAATGACGTCATCAAGCCAGGCACCGTGAAGAGACTCCGTGGGGAGGGCCTTCCTTTCCCCAAGGTGCCCACCCAGCGAGGAGACCTCATTGTCGAGTTCAAAGTTCGCTTCCCAGACAGATTAACACCACAGACACGACAGATCCTTAAGCAGCACCTACCCTGTTCCTAG
- the DNAJB5 gene encoding dnaJ homolog subfamily B member 5 isoform X3, whose product MGKDYYKILGIPSGANEDEIKKAYRKMALKYHPDKNKEPNAEEKFKEIAEAYDVLSDPKKRGLYDQYGEEGLKTGGGSSGGSSGSFHYTFHGDPHATFASFFGGSNPFDIFFASSRSTRPFSGFDPDDMDVDEDEDPFGAFGRFGFNGLSRGPRRAPEPLYPRRKVQDPPVVHELRVSLEEIYHGSTKRMKITRRRLNPDGRTVRTEDKILHIVIKRGWKEGTKITFPKEGDATPDNIPADIVFVLKDKPHAHFRRDGTNVLYSALISLKEALCGCTVNIPTIDGRVIPLPCNDVIKPGTVKRLRGEGLPFPKVPTQRGDLIVEFKVRFPDRLTPQTRQILKQHLPCS is encoded by the exons ATGGGAAAGGATTATTACAAGATTCTTGGGATCCCATCGGGAGCCAACGAGGATGAGATCAAGAAAGCCTACCGGAAGATGGCCTTGAAGTACCACCCAGACAAGAACAAAGAACCCAATGCTGAGGAGAAGTTTAAGGAGATTGCAGAGGCCTACGACGTGCTGAGTGACCCTAAGAAACGAGGCCTGTATGACCAGTATGGGGAGGAAG GCCTGAAGACCGGCGGTGGTTCATCAGGTGGCTCCAGTGGCTCCTTTCACTACACCTTTCACGGGGACCCCCACGCCACCTTTGCCTCCTTCTTTGGTGGCTCCAACCCCTTCGATATCTTCTTTGCCAGCAGCCGTTCCACTAGACCCTTCAGTGGCTTTGACCCAGATGACATGGATGTGGATGAAGATGAGGATCCATTTGGCGCCTTTGGCCGCTTTGGCTTCAATGGGCTGAGTAGGGGCCCAAGGCGGGCCCCTGAACCACTATACCCTCGGCGCAAGGTGCAGGACCCACCTGTGGTACATGAGCTGCGGGTGTCCCTGGAGGAGATCTACCACGGCTCCACCAAGCGCATGAAGATCACAAGGCGGCGCCTCAACCCTGATGGGCGAACTGTGCGTACCGAGGACAAGATCCTGCACATTGTCATCAAGCGTGGCTGGAAGGAAGGCACCAAGATCACCTTCCCCAAAGAAGGTGATGCCACACCTGACAACATCCCTGCTGACATCGTCTTTGTGCTCAAAGACAAGCCCCATGCACACTTCCGTCGAGATGGCACCAATGTGCTCTACAGTGCCCTGATCAGCCTCAAGGAG GCGCTGTGTGGCTGCACTGTGAACATTCCCACTATTGATGGCCGGGTGATCCCATTACCCTGCAATGACGTCATCAAGCCAGGCACCGTGAAGAGACTCCGTGGGGAGGGCCTTCCTTTCCCCAAGGTGCCCACCCAGCGAGGAGACCTCATTGTCGAGTTCAAAGTTCGCTTCCCAGACAGATTAACACCACAGACACGACAGATCCTTAAGCAGCACCTACCCTGTTCCTAG